A single Candidatus Aegiribacteria sp. DNA region contains:
- a CDS encoding DUF5320 domain-containing protein: protein MPAGDGSGPRGEGPLTGRAMGRCAGFPAGGYDSAPGRGAGRGFIRYGRGGGRGYRNRFYETGLPLWRRYPQYDPPRDPEFVETDSLKIQVQNVADTLEYIASRVKQLIERRKGK, encoded by the coding sequence GGGGCCATTGACAGGGAGAGCTATGGGAAGGTGTGCTGGTTTTCCGGCAGGCGGATATGATTCGGCACCCGGTAGGGGAGCGGGAAGAGGGTTTATCAGATATGGTCGGGGAGGTGGAAGAGGTTATAGAAATCGTTTCTATGAAACGGGTCTGCCGCTCTGGCGTAGATATCCGCAGTACGATCCTCCCCGGGATCCTGAATTCGTTGAAACGGATTCCCTGAAGATACAGGTACAGAATGTCGCGGATACGCTTGAGTATATTGCCAGCCGCGTCAAGCAGTTGATAGAACGAAGAAAGGGAAAATAA